The Brassica rapa cultivar Chiifu-401-42 chromosome A10, CAAS_Brap_v3.01, whole genome shotgun sequence genome segment aagaaataaataaaaaagagtgTACCTTTCTTGCCAGGCAAAGTTTTACCGTCCTTGACATAGAACTCACGTATGTCAATCCAAATTTTACCGTTCCAGTTCCTTACAGAGACTCTCCTGTTCTTAGATATCTGAATGCAAAAGCCCCAACAAACATTCATtataaaccctaatttcatCAAACCCCTAATTTGAGCAAAAACCCCCATTAAGAAAATCAGAACTTAATCGAATTAGGGAGAGAAGCGGACTAACATTGCAGACGACGATGTCGTCAGACTCTTCGGAGGATTCGGCTGGCTTTGCGACTTTCTTAGCCGGAGCGTGGGTTTCAGAATCGTCATCTGATGCTCGGACATCCTCGTCTTTTCGTTTTCCTCTCcacgacattttttttttctttcagacCAAAGTACACTCGCAAAACCAAAAATCAGACAAATCACAGATTCTTTTTACACAAGACTCTTGACGGAAAGTGAAACGTCGCGTCTCTTCTCGCGTATTTATGAAGTTGCGTTCACCGAACACGCGCTGTTGTAGTACGTGTGATACAATTATAACTATTGAACAGCTGTTAGATTCGGAACGCAATTTTAAAACGCGAGTTTGAGAAAACGCGCGGTTAAAACATAAAAGGCGGAAGCTTTTTAGGCTTTGTGGTTTATGAAAAACTGAAAAAGATTGAGACTTTGGGATTGAAATCGCGTAGTTCTCAAAAGTGGAGCAGAGATGGGGAATATGTTCGTGAAGAAACCAAAGATCACGGAGGTCGATCGAGCGATCCTCTCTCTCAAAACCCAAAGGCGCAAGCTTGGTCAATATCAGCAACAGGTTTCTTCTTTCCTTGCTCGAACTGGATCTTTTTCTTGAATCTGAGATTGAAAGGGTGACTGAGAGTTTGATTCACCAATAGATCATGGGAGGAGGTTAAAGGTTTCTCAAGTTTCTGCTAATTCTAATATACTCACTGTTGGAAGCTAGATGAACAACTAAAGGTCTTCACTTTGCTTGACTTTGGCTGGCTTGTTCAAAGACTTGATTTTTCAAATGGGTGTTGAAGTTTCCTTTAGAATGTGTCTTGGATCCAAATTTTGATAATTATGTCATGCTAATGATAATCATCGGTTGTTAATTTAGTCAGTTTGAGAAATGGAATGCGGTTTCTTGTAATCTTAGcttcttgatttatttttcttaaacttCTTGTTTCTTTTAAACCCTTCGTGAAGCTTGAGAAAGTGATTGAAGCCGAAAAGCAAGCTGCGAGGGACTTAATCCGGGAGAAGAGGAAAGACAGGGCTTTGTTAGCATTGAAGAAGAAGCGGACGCAAGAAGACTTATTGAAGCAAGTGGATCAGTGGGTCATCAATGTCGAACAA includes the following:
- the LOC103847194 gene encoding RNA polymerase II transcriptional coactivator KIWI isoform X1; the protein is MSWRGKRKDEDVRASDDDSETHAPAKKVAKPAESSEESDDIVVCNISKNRRVSVRNWNGKIWIDIREFYVKDGKTLPGKKGISLSVDQVFNILHPLFHKFFASSFFCCCYLLTSYSYT
- the LOC103847194 gene encoding RNA polymerase II transcriptional coactivator KIWI isoform X2, which codes for MSWRGKRKDEDVRASDDDSETHAPAKKVAKPAESSEESDDIVVCNISKNRRVSVRNWNGKIWIDIREFYVKDGKTLPGKKGISLSVDQWNTLRNHADGIDKALADLS